The Populus nigra chromosome 14, ddPopNigr1.1, whole genome shotgun sequence genome has a segment encoding these proteins:
- the LOC133672997 gene encoding GATA transcription factor 18-like → MMHRCSSSHCNMVGPCSCSMYHTQSNSFSMLFSMPNHHKSFDETDMYPVTSPSSSVDCTLSLGTPSTRLSEDDEKRMRHDQRRSGSCMSNFCWDILQTKNNSTPYPPQAHKTSRGSSNSSHNSNNNLANNDPLLARRCANCDTTSTPLWRNGPRGPKSLCNACGIRFKKEERRATAANANNASASGAMEQHYGYHQNNSWVQTQKMPCFSPANEFRFIEDNDRDSDTGNNIPFLSWRLNVTDRPSQLVHDFTRY, encoded by the exons ATGATGCATAGGTGCAGTAGTTCTCACTGTAATATGGTAGGTCCATGTTCATGTAGTATGTATCATACCCAGAGCAACTCATTCTCCATGCTATTTTCCATGCCAAACCATCACAAATCTTTTGATGAAACAGACATGTACCCTGTCACGTCCCCTTCGTCTTCTGTTGATTGCACTCTTTCGTTAGGAACCCCATCTACTCGTTTAAGTGAAGACGATGAGAAAAGGATGCGGCATGATCAACGCCGTTCTGGATCTTGCATGTCTAACTTTTGTTGGGATATtttgcaaacaaaaaataattctacACCTTATCCACCTCAAGCCCATAAAACTAGCCGTGGAAGTAGTAATAGCAGTCATAATAGCAATAACAACCTGGCCAATAACGATCCTCTCCTTGCTCGCCGATGTGCTAATTGTGACACCACCTCTACTCCTCTCTGGCGAAACGGTCCAAGAGGCCCTAAG TCACTTTGCAATGCGTGTGGAATTCGGTTCAAAAAGGAAGAGAGAAGGGCAACAGCCGCAAACGCAAACAATGCAAGTGCCTCAGGTGCAATGGAGCAGCACTATGGTtatcatcaaaacaattcatgGGTTCAGACCCAAAAAATGCCATGTTTCTCTCCGGCAAATGAATTCAGGTTCATAGAAGACAATGATCGAGATTCTGATACTGGCAATAACATCCCGTTCCTTTCTTGGAGACTCAATGTCACAGATAGGCCTAGCCAGCTTGTTCATGACTTTACAAGATACTGA
- the LOC133673373 gene encoding uncharacterized protein LOC133673373 codes for MVNLVAAQKPLLHGLMKMAGVQPHIVEIEPGTVMNFWVPNETVKKPQKGEKKNDTPTLTKPNKPVVVLVHGFAAEGIVTWQFQVGALTKKYSVYIPDLLFFGGSITDKTDRSPTFQAETLVKGLRKIGVEKCILVGFSYGGMVAFKMAELYPDLVQAMVISGSILAMTDSISEATLSELGFKSSSELLLPNSVNGLKALLSVATHKKLWFPNRLHKDYLEVMFTNRKERAELLEGLVINNKDPTIPKFVQKIHLLWGENDQIFKLEHAQNMKEKLGETVTFRGIQKAGHLVQLERPCVYNTCLKQFLTSLLENEEQK; via the exons ATGGTGAACCTAGTGGCAGCACAGAAGCCATTATTGCATGGCCTGATGAAAATGGCAGGAGTGCAACCCCACATAGTAGAGATTGAGCCAGGGACAGTCATGAACTTTTGGGTGCCAAATGAGACCGTCAAGAAACCTCAAAAGGGTGAAAAGAAGAACGACACCCCAACCttaaccaaaccaaacaaaccAGTAGTGGTTCTAGTCCATGGCTTTGCTGCTGAAGGTATTGTCACTTGGCAATTCCAAGTTGGCGCCTTAACCAAGAAGTATTCAGTTTATATCCCTGACCTTCTATTCTTCGGTGGCTCAATCACTGATAAAACAGACCGGTCGCCAACGTTTCAAGCAGAAACATTGGTGAAGGGTCTGAGGAAGATAGGAGTAGAGAAGTGTATATTAGTGGGGTTTAGCTACGGTGGCATGGTGGCGTTTAAGATGGCTGAGTTGTATCCTGACCTGGTTCAGGCCATGGTCATATCCGGCTCAATCCTGGCAATGACTGACTCAATTAGTGAAGCAACACTAAGTGAGCTTGGGTTCAAGTCTTCCTCGGAACTTTTGCTGCCTAATTCTGTTAACGGTCTTAAAGCACTACTTTCTGTTGCTACTCACAAGAAGCTTTGGTTCCCAAATCGGCTTCACAAAGACTACCTCGAG GTGATGTTCACCAATCGAAAGGAGAGAGCTGAACTTCTAGAGGGATTAGTCATCAACAATAAAGATCCAACCATCCCAAAATTTGTACAG AAAATACATCTCTTATGGGGGGAGAATGATCAAATCTTCAAGCTGGAGCATGCACAGAACATGAAAGA GAAATTAGGCGAGACGGTAACATTTCGGGGCATACAGAAGGCAGGTCACTTAGTTCAACTGGAACGACCTTGTGTCTATAATACATGTCTCAAGCAATTTCTTACTTCACTGCTTGAAAATGAAGAGCAGAAGTGA